In Gouania willdenowi chromosome 17, fGouWil2.1, whole genome shotgun sequence, one DNA window encodes the following:
- the LOC114479609 gene encoding uncharacterized protein LOC114479609, whose translation MKLCLRYSEQNLLVGHKGGLAFKSPGGSRGLSHSTDSHSNAGAGVLAVWTARALRKECSAMEVEQVIRVVQRPPLAQVGLIECRETCPAEGWGLFCPRRYRDSTVQWCAYPRSCQTEKAGIAPWKRSAWQSGGWLTPCATTSWGTQSPSVWMKDTWITLWYLALQPFTFKVIHSPGHRWLWLTFALARVGQRGRVGSAGCYPGLSRAVEICGVCVQTGRGRGSGAWEWLL comes from the exons atgaagTTGTGTTTGAGG tattctgagcagaATCTTctagtcggacataaggggggacttgcattcaaaa GTCCCGGTGGCTCCAGGGGCCTTTCCCACTCCACAGACAGTCACTCAAACGCCGGAGCAGGAGTGCTGGCAGTGTGGACAGCCCGGGCACTCCGCAAGGAGTGTTCAGCGATGGAGGTGGAGCAAGTGATCCGGGTTGTCCAGCGCCCTCCCTTGGCCCAGGTGGGGCTTATCGAGTGCCG AGAGACGTGTCCGGCAGAGGGGTGGGGGCTGTTCTGTCCCAGGAGGTACAGGGACTCGACCGTCCAGTGGTGTGCATACCCCAGAAGCTGTCAGACAGAGAAAGCTGGTATAGCACCGTGGAAAAGGAGCGCATGGCAATCCGGTGGGTGGTTGACGCCCTGCGCTACTACCTCATGGGGCACACAGTCACCCTCTGTTTGGATGAAGGACACGTGGATCACTCTGTGGTATCTGGCTTTACAACCCTTTACGTTCAAGGTGATCCATAGCCCGGGACACAGATGGTTGTGGCTGACTTTCGCTCTCGCTCGCGTGGGGCAGCGGGGGAGAGTTGGGTCGGCCGGATGTTACCCCGGCCTAAGTCGGGCGGTCGAGATATGTGGGGTGTGTGTCCAGACTGGGAGGGGCAGGGGAAGTGGTGCGTGGGAATGGCTCTTGTGA
- the erich2 gene encoding glutamate-rich protein 2 has translation MQEANMDADNTDKQDLKAPVELKMKFLQALKDKNLQLSKTLCQMILTYEPDSPEASEFLSLIQSKLLKEQKAEQPSSEEDDEDNDEDDNRDNGSESDEGSSDSSSCSSSSSSSSTSDSDVKEGKAIQ, from the exons ATGCAAGAAGCAAACATGGATGCGGACAACACGGACAAGCAGGATCTAAAGGCTCCAGTGGAGCTAAAAATGAAG tTTCTTCAAGCATTAAAGGACAAAAACCTCCAGCTCTCCAAAACGCTGTGTCAGATGA TTCTCACTTATGAACCAGATAGTCCCGAGGCCTCAGAGTTCCTCTCACTGATACAGAGCAAACTGCTGAAAG AGCAAAAGGCCGAGCAGCCGAGCAGTGAGGAAGATGACGAGGATAATGATGAGGATGATAATAGAGACAACGGGTCTGAAAGTGATGAGGGGTCGTCGGATAGCTCAAGCTGCTCCTCTTCGAGTTCCTCATCTTCAACGTCAGATAGTGATGTTAAAGAGGGGAAAGCGATTCAATAG